aataataattatcCATTGATAAACATGAGAGAATAGCTGATATGCATATCATCATTGAATGATTGCAAAGCATTATTGAGGGATGGGCCTTGGCTTGTTCCCTAATTCAACATTGCCTGACCActagttttatttcatttggatTTTGGAAGCCACCCATGTCctttatgtttttaagtttttttatttttattttatttaatcatccTATGAACATAGACAACAAAACAATGATCCTAAttatcaatttcttttcttctctcggCCAACTTCATCTCTTCCACGGGAAAATATATAGCTAATGAACTTTCATTTTAAATGTCATTATGAAGACGATAAAGAGAACAAAACAATTATTCTAACTACTGACTTCTTCTCTTCTCTCAGTCAAGTTCATCTCTTTCACTAGAAGACATATAACCTATGAACGTTCCTTTAAATatctttatgaaaataataaaagcacaAGACAATTATCCTATTTAccaattttctcttctctttgaCCAAATACCTCTAATGATTTTCAACGCACCAAAAGAACCATTTCTCATTATagataaatttttatgattatcactattcatttaaaaaaacatataactatatatattttaaacttttatttatatttttgttaaaaatccATAGTTTCTTAATTAATAACCATAGAAATAATCAtccttttttatgcatttagTGCAAGTCTATCAATTTGAGTGAAATATAAACACTCTTAAGAAATGTAagtaaaacaatcaaataaatcaGATCGAGAGCAATAATACCCAAATTTAGCAATGGCATTCACTTTATTACACGACACAACACAAAAAAACAGTCTTTTTAACATCAACACCACCACCACCAATTGCTAAATACGATCCCATCCTTCACTgcccaacaacaacaaaaaggaAACTCTTCGCTTCACTTAAATCCACGTAAAAGGAAAAACCCACAGCACTTTCCCTTTCATTTCctattttgatttgttattttcttttagttaaTACGATCCCTTAACCTTAGTTAGATCTAAAGTTAATTTGTAGGGGAACTAGTGTTAATTGTCCCAGGAGAACCATACGGGAGCTGTGGAGGTTTTGAAAGATGAGGCGGAGAGGACTAGATTTTAGGAGACCAGTGAGGAAGAGGTTTCCCAATGTGGTGTGGTGGACAGTGTGcggaattttggttttggttctcATCGTGGTTTTGAGCAGAGAGGGTCAGATTGAATCAAAACCCACTATTTCTAGGGTAAATCtaccctttctttttttctatctttccttttttttttcactagtTACCAAGATCGAAAATTTCTCAtctgtttttttgttgttgtaattTCTGGACATATTTGAACATGTTTCTACTTTGGGTTATGGCTAAATTAATTGATTGAGGTGAATTTAGGAAATGAATTTGCTTgatctgtttttttttgtttgctcGTAAGATCTGGGGTATGTCTCAACTTTCAGAGATTTATATACTAATTGTTTGATTTATAGTTCTAACTGTTTTGTTGGGACATTTTTTGTCTGAAAGAGTTGTGTTATTAGTTTGTTCTTTGTTTGGGATTTTGTTTAGCTAAAATGTCGTTTTCTTTGATATCTAAAATGGTTTTGATTATGCTGCTGTTAGTTCTagccaaaaaggaaaaaaagaaaaaaaaggggtttgtttggcatgccaattgtcaTTTATTTGCCCAGATCATTTTGAACTGTTTTAAGACAAACTTTAGGAAGTACAAACCTGAACCGAAGAGAGTTTGCTGCAACTTTGGTCCCTCTGTAAGGACTGAGTAATCGAGCCTGTAAGGAAGTTGGAAGACAACTTCAGACTCAAAAGAAGTTGATATGTATTGTAGGGTTGATCTTATGATGTGGTGATATATGCTTATTTGTTCTAGGAAATATGCCTTGAGCAGTGAATGAGTGTTTTAAACAAAGGGAGTCATATAATGGTCAGgtgtcattttcttttcaacaaTAGCTTGGAGATTTTGATCACCTCATCTCTGTGGTGATGTATGGCTTGTTTCATACATGTTAATCATATGCAGTAAATCATTTCTATAGCAGCTAAGTCAGCATATTAAGATCATACTTCTGTAGCAAAAAAGTATTACTCTTTAGCCCCAGTGAACATTAATGGCTTTATGTATCTTTTGAAGCCATAGGATAGTAAGAGGAGTTTAAGAACTGTACATCATTACTTTTAGGGGAATGAATTGATCTTTAATTAGAGAAAGAGAAAAGTTGGATAACCAAAAGCAATGCTGTGCTTTCTGTCATGGTACTATTTGCTTTGTGGTATAGGCCATCAGGATATAGAAGTAAAGAGGAAATGCTCACGAGCCTCGGAATGTATTTGCTTTCAAGAAGTATGGTTTTTTATGAAAGTAGAACTCTGTAATCCATGTTGATTTAAAGCAACAATTTAAAGGTAGTTTTGATCCCTTAGAAAAGTAAGTTGTTACCGCTTATCATGCAATGACAATGTTTTTGAGGATAGGCCATTCGAGATGAGATAGTTTAATGCTGGATATGCCAAGTTGCATAATgatgctaaattttttttatatataataatatttatgctCTTGCCAAATCCCTTCCAAGTGATGGTCCTATGTAAACCATGTTTCATTTATCTGCTATCGTTAAACTCAATTTCAGCTGATAAATTCTGAATCATAGATGGATTGTACCATAAGCACCTAGTTTCCAAGGTGCTCTTGCACTTTTGTCTACTGTTGTAAACTGATGTTTCAGGGGATCTCAGCTTTGCATTGCATTTGGTAATTCCTTTGATTTTTTAGTggaaaacatcaaaatcatttgTTTGTTCTGTCTCTTCTTCTTGTTGTCGCCACCTAGTAATATAAGCTCTACTTGTTTAATGGTatctgttcttttcttttctgcacATGTTGTGTTGATACTTAAAACTTACcagaagaaattaagaaaatggtTTTTAAACCACGGAATGGTTGGAGTACTTTGTCTAACATTCTGAACGGACATTTATTGTCTCAAATCATAGGACTAGATAAGATTGTTAGGATGCTTCTGTTCTCTAGTGGCACTACTACTTCCATTCATAGTCTGGCTTATTATGAGTAAAACTTTTATCTATGTTAAATTCTCAAATTATGTGTTTGTGTTGCATATTTGCAGAAACCTTATCGGCGTGACAGAATTATGGAAGGTGTAACCGTCACTGATGAAATGTTGAGCTCCAACTCTGTCACCAGACAACTTACTGATCAAATTTCTCTTGCAAAGGCTTTTGTTGTGATAGCAAAAGAAAGCAACAATCTCCAATTTGCTTGGGAGCTAAGTGCTCAAATCCGTAACTCACAGGCTCTTCTGTCAAATGCTGCAACTAGGCGAACTCCATTGACAGTTGGAGAATCAGAGACCGCAATTCGTGATATGGCACTTTTGCTCTACCAAGCTCAGCAGCTCCATTATGACAGTGCTACAATGCTCATGAGATTGAGAGCTAAAATCCAAACTCTTGAAGAACAGATGAGTTCAGCGAATGAGAAAAGTTCAAAGTATGGACAAATAGCTGCCGAAGAAGTCCCCAAAAGTCTATATTGTCTCGGTGTTAGGTTGACAACTGAATGGTTTGGAAACCCTAATTTACAGAAGAAACACAGGGAAAGAAAGCAAATGGATGCGAAACTTAAAGACAACAGTATGTATCATTTCTGTATCTTCTCTGATAACATCCTTGCAAGTTCCGTCGTGGTTAACTCGACAGCTTTAAATTCCAAAAATCCAGATAAGATTGTCTTTCATCTTGTAACTGATGAAATAAACTATGCTGCGATGAAGGCCTGGTTCACTGTGAACAGTTTTCGGGGAGTGACTGTTGAGGTTCAGAAGTTTGAGGACTTCAAGTGGTTGAATGCTTCTTATGTTCCGGTTCTTAAGCAGTTGCAAGATTCCGAGACTCAGAGTTACTATTTTTCTGGCCATAATGATGATGGCCGGACCCCAATCAAGTTCAGAAATCCCAAGTACCTGTCGATGCTTAATCATTTGAGGTTTTATATCCCTGAAGTTTATCCTGCACTAAAGAAGGTGGTATTTCTGGATGATGACATCGTGGTTCAGAAGGATCTGTCTGGTCTATTCTCCATTGATTTGAATGGAAATGTTAATGGAGCGGTTGAGACATGCATGGAGACATTTCACCGATATCACAAGTACCTAAATTACTCTCACCCTCTTATAAGAGCACATTTTGACCCTGATGCATGTGGGTGGGCATTTGGGAtgaatgttttcgatttagtcgaGTGGAGGAAGAGGAATGTGACTGGCATCTATCACTATTGGCAAGAACGGAATGTGGACCGGACATTGTGGAAACTTGGGACACTGCCACCTGGACTGCTGACATTCTATGGATTAACAGAGGCATTGGATCCCTCATGGCATGTACTGGGGCTAGGCTATACAAATGTTGATCCCCAGTTAATAGAGAAAGGAGCTGTTCTACACTTCAATGGAAATTCAAAGCCGTGGTTGAAAATCGGGATAGAGAAATACAAGCCACTGTGGGAGAAATACGTCGATTACTCTCACCCTCTCTTGCAACAATGCAATTTTCATTGATACAACCGCCAACGGGAATCTGTAGTCTTTCCACACCGTATTAGAAGCTTGAAGGTTAAGTAATGcttgtataattttaaagaggTCAAGCATGGCTGCTGCTGCTGGTTGTAACATGGTATTTATAATTCATCCCAACTTTAGTAGTTTGTTTTTAGTGTAGACTCttcattcatataaaaaattatttaaacaattttgaTATACTATCATTTAGGTCAAGCTGTAAACTTATACGGTCGTAATCCGCATTAAATCAACCTTTCTTTTCCATTTGTGAGACCTCTGATCTAATGCATCCATTGTAATGTTGATATCAGTTTGATCTATAGGATGGCTTTTgtttgttattatcattattacttGGGAGGAATGGATTCTTTTGGTTAAGATTTATTTTCTTCAGTTTTTttcatgaataaaattttaaggttcaTGAACAAAGATTGTTTAATtcattatgttcattttgagatttgcttattttattattatttattaatattttattattgtttgtgtgcttatattatttatatttatatttgaaaattaagatatatgtttttttcataaatattattcgggaacatgttcatttaatttaaatcaatagACACAAATATACGTAGATTTAACAAACATAAATCGAATatgaacaaatttaaaataagcaaacaaatataaatagagATCCATTTACTCGAAAACTGCTGGTCGGAGCCTTATTTAAACTGATCTTCtcttaagaataaaattttgcagTACTAACGTTAAAGTCGTCCTGGTATTCCCGCCTGTCACGTGGGTGAGATCAAACTTTTTATCATTCAACTCGATAGTTAATGCTTCATTTTGATTTTGCATAATGACATTTTTTACcctacaattttataaaattaaaaaaaaaaatcattttaaccctttatttaatttttcgccttgcccttaaacttttattttttatcaaatcacttcaaaatggatagaaaagttaacatttgttaactttgatgacatgtcaatatttaataaactttttgaaattttaaaatactaaaagatatttttcttatatttttaatattttttaaaatttttaaatttttaatttaaaaaattaattaaatgttgatatatCATCCATGTGACAATCTACTTGTATGTCATTAGTAaagttaaaaacattaatttttcatctaattttaggtgatttgataaaaaaaacacaaatttaagaattaaaaaagtaaaaaattaaaaaatatcaaaataactttttataaaattgaaaggctaaataattcattataattacTTTTGATTGTAAGAACTAACAAACAAGATTCCACTTTTAATTTCCCAgccaattcaattatttattttatttatttttaaataatctcaTTATGCAATACTTAGTCTCTTCgcaagatttatttattttttgattgtaAGAACGTACAAACAAGATTCCACTCTTTAATTTCCCAgccaattcaattatttatttattttatttttaaattacctATAGTCTCTTCACAACCCGTAAATAGGAGGAATATGCAGTTCATCGCATTCGAATTCACGTCCTCCTGTATTGACATCAACACCCATACCAAtcgaattaaaactcaatcgactatctaatttatttaatataatatgaGTACacaaattatcttatttaatacgCATAAAGTAGTATGAGAGTAGTAATCGACTTACGTTTAGAATTTTAGTTAACACCAACTTCCTtgtataatttctattttacccttttatatataattagattatatgacaccaaagaaaatttttacataaaataaatttataaaaaagttattgaaaattaaatcataagCGAAATGGCAAAGTGCTCgtgtataaattattattatgctatatttgttttatttttgtaagtactgatttttaattttttatttaaaatttcatataaaataataaaaagataaaatgtcattttaatgattttattactttcttaAAAGATGATTCTTAAGgttgatttattaaatgaagTGAACATgaccaaaaattatttaccttatttatgtttataaataaatttattttagaatgtggttaataaattatttaaagctcatttaagatttatttaatgtttgattattatatattaataaataagaaattatttgatgtattaCGGTGAAGTTTTTAAACCCTATAATCGGGGTTAAGAGGTTGACAAATGTCATATAAgggtataataaaatgttaaaaaataaatacctaAAACAAGGAGacacttatcaaaattttaaggtcgtgtgaaataaaataaaaaagagtatATTGTCagtgtaccaaatattaaccctaaatttatttgtgttttttgtttgtttatgatttataaacATTATCCGTaaacatattcatttaatttaaatcaactaacacaaatatacataattttaaataaataaacacaaacacaattttaaaattattaagcacCATAAACCCCGATAGATACCCTAAACCTATAGACTCATTCAAACTCAATTCATCTTCCACCCTAATAAATTCAGAAGTTACTTATATGTGTCCATTGTCAAATGCATGACATTAATCAATCTGcaataaaatcaacattttCCTGCTGTCCCAACTATTCTCCGATTTAAACTTTTTACAttctaaatcaatttatttcaaaatttggaCGGCCAAGTATCCCCGCCTGTCACGCGGGTGACTGGGTTCGATCCCGGGCAACGGCGATCTATCCTTTGGTTTATATTTTCTGACAATCTAAAgtaatttataacaaataatataatttcgaAATTATGACATCGAAGTCGTTGTAGTATAGTGGTGAGTATTCCCGCCTGTCACGCGGGCGACCCGGGTTcgatccccggcaacggcgtTTTCgtatttttcctttcctttttgcCTCTCCATCCTAAGCACTTTCCTCCGCTTTATCTACAGCAAAAACACCTCCTTTTTTCAATGAATCATTTTTTACCTAAtccaaaataaacaaagaaacaagAGAATCTTTGTACACCACCACCACCAAAAATAAGCAGTACAGGGCAGAAAGCATATGAAGACATGATAGTAAATTCTTTCAAAGAGATGAACAATGTTGCCATAGGTATTTTTAGTCACATTAACCTTCGACTAAATTTAAGATAGAACTAGATTAAACTCTGAGAAGAAGACAAAGCTCTTCTagcattgtttcttttttattcataagactcaaactcaaattcccttatataatctttattttacctttttaatatatatatatatatatatatatatatgtatgtaaatgatgccatgcttataatgtggatgaaagaaaaacttaaattaaaaatatatttaataggtGAATTATAGGTGGGGAGACAaaagtttatttataaattatcatgttcaattttgtataattatataaataaaattttaattgtggttcaaatgtatatataaaattttaatctggattcaattgtatacatttaaataaatacatcggtttatttttatattagataaatataattattcgtATGTATAATATGTAAACTTCCAAAAGTCGGTTCTCACGTAAAGATATGAGAAAATTGGTTGGGTTCCCCTTGGGGCAACAATGCAACACCGACttagaagaaaattcaaacCACTGCTTTGCACAGGGAGACAAGTTGAAGTTATGGTGGAGCGCCTTGTAACtatcatcaaccaaaacacTTAAAAGAGTACTGCTCACTTCTTTCCGCCGCTATACCCCCGTATATACCTCACAAGGAGAAATTTTTAGTGGGAATAGAGGAATATTGGGAGCTCCACCAACCATGCGATTTGACCCTTGGAAGAAAAAATCTACAGAAGAATGCTTATAGCATAACGATATAGGCCATGCTACTATTGATTGCCTTTGCTTAAAGGACGCCATCAAGGAAGCCGTGGGGAAGGGATAACTTGAAGAATTTGTAGAAAGGACACCATACTCCCAACAGAGAAAGGCATGAGGAAGAGGACCTCAGTAGGCAttctaaaagttttaaaattttggtttagaaaGGGCCCATAGATGTGCATAAACACATCTTTTTCCTATGGAGAGGATCTCCAAATGTTAGAAAATGAGAATCTTCGTCGGGAAGATAGGGCCCCAAGGGAAACCAGCTAGTAGGACCGTATCATCAACTTCATAGAACTTTTGATCCACTAGCGAGATTGTATGTGCAACAATCGAAGGAATTATCATTCTCCATTCCTTAAAATTATAGACCTCAAATATACATGTGCATCACTCAAAAGGAATTATTCTTGAATCTTTTAGTTTGATTCGGAAGGAATTATTCTCGAAACTTTTAGTTTGATTCGGAAAAATCTAAAAGCTCTGCATTTTTCATGCACTTGTCATGAAACTAAACCTGTTTATGGGTCGAATTATTCGCTTAGACCTGAAGGctaactcgaaatttgagaGGGTTTGTGCAAAAATGTTaagcttatttaaaatatgatccaggctctatccatttttttttaagtttgtaacattttgtattatgttatttttatatattatgtaatttttaagacataaaaagtaaatctatagtaatatataatactactacaatgcaaatattaaaaaaaatagataaaaggaaaaatgttaagataattatatataaaattttaataaattaagataatataaatatatgttttaatttttttaaaataatatgggtAGACCTAAAATAGACTTGGGTTAAGCATTTGCAAATATGAGAGTATTTGAACGAAATTTTAAGTCCATATTTTGGCCAATATTTTTAGGCATAAAATAtcctttatttaaatttatcatttgaaaatcaaatttaattgaattcgTTTGAGAAACATTTAAACCGAAACCAAATTGAACAcaataaaattcaaactaaATACCATAGTTTTAAtcgatttttgattttttatttgatcctAATTTTAAATGATACTTCTAATTAAGATTCTTTTCCAACCcttaaattagaaaaagacCGTACTTAAACATGTTTGAACCCATGCTTTTTAATTGTTACAATAACAACAGTACCAACTGAATCAATTATGAGACACtaaaatcttttattatttaagaaaatgaagaaaagaaattctGATCTTAGAATACCATTCCACCGAGCTTGACAAAGATATGGTATGTTCAAACTGATTTtttatgaaagagaaaattatccttttagaaaaaaaaaagttaacattCAAATTAGGCTTAGGAATTTCTGTGAAGTTAAACAGAATTTTCTTTGAAGATGAATGCTTTGCTTTAGAAAGAGCAAAAAAGAAGAGCTAAAGAATAAAATCATTAAGCATATAACATATGGCAGCCCAGGCCTAGTTCATAGCTGACCATATCTTTAAACACGCTTCAAATAGTGAAAAgaagggtaaactatcaaagtagttatttttgtttgtctcatgttatattttagttatttatgtttgaaatgttacgttttagtcacttatattatcGTGTTAtagcattttagtcattgagccattAATTGTCATCAACGGTGTAACAGTAAGCTAacgtggcatgttaaatcaCCATTTCAAACggaaattttaagttaaattctaaaattggtctctatattttttcattttgaacaaatttttttatgttcttttaactttattttttttaattttccattctcttctgcttctccttttgttttctttccttctttatttcttttaacatagtttttctatgatttccatttgttaaaactagtatACAAGCTTGCCTcactcgaaaaaaattaaattgttcaaaaaaataaaagtacggggactagttttaacaaatggaaaatatagaaaaactgcatattaaaataaatggagaagggaggaaaatagatggagaagcaaaagagaacggaaaataaagaaaaagtgaaagttaaaagaacataaaagaaaaaaattaaattgctcaaaatgaaacaat
The sequence above is a segment of the Gossypium raimondii isolate GPD5lz chromosome 4, ASM2569854v1, whole genome shotgun sequence genome. Coding sequences within it:
- the LOC105780190 gene encoding probable galacturonosyltransferase 10, yielding MRRRGLDFRRPVRKRFPNVVWWTVCGILVLVLIVVLSREGQIESKPTISRKPYRRDRIMEGVTVTDEMLSSNSVTRQLTDQISLAKAFVVIAKESNNLQFAWELSAQIRNSQALLSNAATRRTPLTVGESETAIRDMALLLYQAQQLHYDSATMLMRLRAKIQTLEEQMSSANEKSSKYGQIAAEEVPKSLYCLGVRLTTEWFGNPNLQKKHRERKQMDAKLKDNSMYHFCIFSDNILASSVVVNSTALNSKNPDKIVFHLVTDEINYAAMKAWFTVNSFRGVTVEVQKFEDFKWLNASYVPVLKQLQDSETQSYYFSGHNDDGRTPIKFRNPKYLSMLNHLRFYIPEVYPALKKVVFLDDDIVVQKDLSGLFSIDLNGNVNGAVETCMETFHRYHKYLNYSHPLIRAHFDPDACGWAFGMNVFDLVEWRKRNVTGIYHYWQERNVDRTLWKLGTLPPGLLTFYGLTEALDPSWHVLGLGYTNVDPQLIEKGAVLHFNGNSKPWLKIGIEKYKPLWEKYVDYSHPLLQQCNFH